From a region of the Deltaproteobacteria bacterium genome:
- a CDS encoding Hsp70 family protein, with amino-acid sequence MKRIYGIDLGTTFSAIAYVDANGKPVVALNAENKRTTPSVVLFDGDQVVVGDAAREFILTRPDDVVNFIKRSMGDPDFLFENRGKAWRPEEISALILKKVVDDAALTLGEKIKDVVITCPAYFGINEREATRQAGELAGLNVRHILNEPTAAALAYGFLESDEKRVVFVYDLGGGTFDVTMMDIDHKSVKVICTGGDHQLGGNDWDNRLAAYMAEMFSQKTGIREDILDDPVTCQDLVATAERAKKVLSQRENCDVAVTYGGRRERFTIARSTFEHLTRDLLERTVLLTHAMLEEARKKGYYGVNEIIMVGGSSRMPQVNERLIREFGKKPRLYNPDEAIVCGAAVCGWKLLVEGNISEKLGGHVAPGNAQPGFGAFASAAKAAGHEGSADEVEVTLEDLERITQDVAKELAEKSGYSESAVRKSLVDIVDVTSKSFGVVALNRDEEEGIVNLVLKNTETPVSVRRLFHTSEKNQKVVVVQIVENDSSEEWAPIEFGRLLGYATFELPKGLPVRAPVEIVFIINREGRLEITAKERTTGSEISVFIKRDFTVRSKGRKQTREPISDTFDF; translated from the coding sequence ATGAAACGCATATATGGAATCGACCTGGGGACGACGTTTTCGGCCATCGCCTATGTGGACGCCAACGGCAAACCAGTGGTGGCGCTTAACGCCGAAAACAAGCGCACCACGCCCAGCGTGGTGCTGTTTGACGGTGATCAGGTCGTGGTGGGCGACGCCGCCAGGGAGTTCATCCTGACCCGTCCCGACGACGTGGTGAATTTCATCAAGCGCTCCATGGGAGACCCTGATTTTCTTTTTGAAAACAGGGGCAAGGCCTGGAGGCCTGAGGAAATCTCGGCGCTCATTTTAAAAAAGGTGGTGGATGACGCCGCCCTCACCCTGGGGGAAAAGATTAAGGATGTAGTAATCACCTGCCCGGCCTATTTCGGTATAAACGAAAGGGAGGCCACACGGCAGGCGGGGGAGCTGGCAGGCCTCAACGTCCGCCACATCCTGAACGAGCCCACAGCTGCGGCCCTCGCATACGGTTTTTTGGAAAGCGACGAGAAGCGCGTCGTGTTCGTCTATGACCTGGGAGGCGGAACCTTTGATGTGACCATGATGGATATCGACCATAAATCCGTCAAGGTCATCTGCACCGGAGGCGATCACCAGCTTGGCGGAAACGACTGGGACAACCGCCTGGCCGCTTACATGGCTGAAATGTTTTCGCAAAAGACCGGGATAAGGGAAGATATCCTGGATGACCCGGTGACCTGCCAGGATCTGGTGGCCACTGCCGAGCGGGCCAAGAAGGTGCTGTCCCAGAGGGAGAACTGCGACGTGGCGGTCACCTATGGGGGGCGGCGGGAGCGCTTCACCATAGCTCGCAGCACCTTCGAGCACCTGACCCGCGACCTTCTGGAACGGACCGTTCTTCTCACCCACGCAATGCTGGAAGAGGCCAGGAAAAAGGGGTATTACGGCGTAAACGAAATTATAATGGTGGGCGGCTCATCTAGGATGCCCCAGGTGAACGAGCGTCTGATCCGGGAATTCGGCAAGAAGCCCAGGCTCTACAACCCGGACGAGGCCATTGTGTGCGGGGCCGCTGTTTGCGGCTGGAAACTTCTGGTTGAAGGCAATATCTCCGAAAAATTGGGCGGCCATGTGGCGCCCGGAAACGCGCAGCCGGGTTTTGGAGCCTTCGCTTCTGCCGCAAAAGCTGCCGGACATGAAGGATCCGCCGACGAGGTTGAGGTAACCCTGGAGGACCTGGAGCGCATCACCCAGGATGTGGCGAAGGAGTTGGCCGAGAAGAGCGGCTACAGCGAAAGCGCCGTGCGCAAGAGCCTCGTGGACATTGTGGACGTGACCAGCAAGAGCTTCGGCGTGGTGGCCCTAAACCGGGATGAGGAGGAGGGAATAGTCAACCTCGTACTGAAAAACACCGAGACTCCCGTAAGCGTCCGCCGCCTGTTCCACACAAGCGAGAAAAACCAGAAGGTCGTGGTGGTCCAGATCGTGGAAAACGATTCGTCCGAGGAATGGGCGCCCATCGAGTTCGGCCGCCTTCTGGGCTACGCCACCTTCGAGCTTCCAAAAGGCCTTCCTGTGCGCGCGCCGGTGGAAATCGTGTTCATCATCAACCGGGAGGGCCGCCTGGAGATCACAGCCAAGGAACGCACCACGGGAAGCGAGATTTCCGTTTTCATTAAGCGGGATTTCACCGTTCGTTCCAAGGGGCGCAAGCAGACTCGGGAACCCATTTCCGACACCTTTGATTTTTGA
- a CDS encoding response regulator, which produces MSRYLASLETIGEIAVSAASLYDVESACRDILRQLSRRGLVDYMSIKVAGVSGGPSDFLASTLDSPESDGGGSDSAIAGILKAAHDQALPDEGLFVEDVAGGPPSLSSFAQAGIKSAFLASLQGIDGTLGSVMVGFNQQQNFDDPQKSFLASLGRWTALALMVVRTASDARISREVMMENQRASMNEERIKALEVLAMGIAHNVNNALSPVTGYADMLIRSEKGLSEQARRSLKIIRESGKDIGNMVLRLDQFSRKLGSNEKMPPVSISELARDVLEMTRPYWKDMPQRNGVKVNLTADLDSEMPLIVGNDTEIRQAMTNVLINAVDAMPRGGEIKVGLSRQKDQVVFSVSDTGTGMDAESMERCLEPFFSTRKEGAGMGLAVTYGVMHRHGGEIVIESKKGRGTTVSLRFPIPGESLKAPAAKSQEGDGRHRILYVDDEPEVLEVMRQILETLEHEVEVAAGGSQGINAFAASIESGRPFDLVITDMGMPEVDGRAVAMAIKGASPDTPVIMFSGWSAQMLEEQGAAQYVDSVVSKPPTLDKVSQMIRSVMNRRK; this is translated from the coding sequence GTGTCCCGTTATCTTGCGTCCCTGGAGACCATCGGCGAAATCGCCGTGTCAGCCGCTTCACTCTACGACGTGGAAAGCGCATGCCGCGATATTTTGCGGCAGCTCAGCCGCAGGGGACTCGTCGATTACATGAGCATCAAGGTCGCAGGCGTTTCCGGCGGCCCCTCCGATTTTCTGGCGAGCACGCTGGATTCTCCCGAATCCGACGGGGGTGGCTCGGATTCCGCAATTGCGGGAATTTTAAAGGCCGCGCACGATCAGGCCCTGCCGGACGAGGGCCTTTTTGTGGAAGACGTCGCAGGCGGCCCTCCAAGCCTTTCCTCCTTTGCCCAGGCAGGCATCAAAAGCGCATTTCTTGCTTCCCTTCAAGGGATCGACGGAACCTTGGGAAGCGTCATGGTGGGGTTTAACCAGCAGCAAAATTTTGACGATCCGCAAAAATCCTTTCTAGCAAGCCTTGGCAGATGGACCGCCCTGGCGCTCATGGTGGTGCGCACGGCCTCGGACGCCCGTATTTCCCGCGAGGTCATGATGGAAAACCAGAGGGCGTCCATGAACGAGGAGAGGATCAAGGCCCTGGAAGTCCTTGCAATGGGCATCGCGCACAACGTGAACAACGCCCTAAGCCCGGTCACGGGCTACGCCGACATGCTGATCCGCTCGGAAAAGGGACTTTCCGAGCAGGCCCGGAGGTCACTGAAAATCATCCGGGAGAGCGGCAAGGACATCGGCAACATGGTGCTTAGGCTCGACCAGTTCTCCAGAAAACTTGGGTCCAACGAGAAAATGCCCCCGGTTTCCATATCCGAGCTGGCAAGGGACGTTCTGGAAATGACTCGGCCCTACTGGAAGGACATGCCCCAAAGAAACGGCGTAAAGGTTAATCTCACCGCCGACCTGGATTCCGAGATGCCCCTCATCGTGGGCAATGACACCGAGATACGCCAGGCCATGACCAACGTACTTATAAACGCCGTGGACGCCATGCCGAGGGGCGGCGAGATCAAGGTGGGCCTTTCGAGGCAGAAGGATCAGGTGGTCTTCTCCGTTTCCGACACCGGGACCGGAATGGACGCCGAATCCATGGAGCGCTGCCTGGAGCCCTTTTTCTCCACCCGGAAGGAAGGCGCGGGCATGGGCCTTGCGGTCACCTACGGCGTCATGCATCGCCACGGCGGGGAGATCGTCATAGAAAGCAAAAAGGGCCGGGGAACCACGGTAAGCCTTCGTTTCCCCATTCCGGGCGAAAGCCTCAAGGCTCCCGCAGCAAAGTCCCAGGAAGGCGACGGTCGCCACAGAATCCTCTACGTGGACGATGAGCCCGAAGTCCTGGAAGTCATGCGCCAGATACTGGAAACACTGGAGCACGAGGTGGAGGTGGCCGCCGGAGGCTCCCAGGGGATCAATGCCTTTGCAGCCTCCATCGAATCGGGCAGGCCCTTTGACCTGGTCATTACCGACATGGGAATGCCGGAGGTTGACGGACGCGCGGTGGCCATGGCCATCAAGGGGGCCTCGCCCGATACGCCTGTGATAATGTTTTCGGGCTGGAGCGCCCAGATGCTGGAAGAGCAGGGCGCGGCCCAGTACGTGGACAGCGTTGTGAGCAAGCCGCCCACCCTGGACAAGGTGAGCCAGATGATAAGAAGCGTGATGAACCGGAGGAAATGA
- a CDS encoding DedA family protein, with protein MDFFELLRNFISIFLHLDKHLGEIIRDYGTWTNLILFLIVFCETGLVVTPILPGDSLLFAAGTFAARGDLSIGLLLVLLYVAAILGDAANYTAGWYLGPRMNPEGGRFIKKKYLDRTHRFYEKYGKMTIILARFVPIVRTFAPFLAGVGTMRYVEFAAYNIIGGISWVSLFLVSGYFFGNIDVVKNNFSLVIMGIILVSVMPIAYEYLRHRREEAARAKAE; from the coding sequence ATGGATTTCTTTGAACTTCTGCGCAACTTCATTTCGATCTTCCTGCACCTCGACAAGCATCTTGGCGAAATCATCCGGGATTACGGCACTTGGACCAATCTCATACTGTTTCTCATAGTTTTCTGCGAAACGGGCCTCGTGGTAACCCCCATCCTTCCCGGAGATTCCCTTCTGTTCGCGGCGGGGACCTTTGCGGCAAGAGGGGATTTGAGCATAGGACTGCTTCTTGTGCTGCTGTACGTCGCCGCCATTTTGGGAGACGCCGCGAATTACACGGCGGGCTGGTATCTGGGACCGCGCATGAACCCGGAGGGCGGGCGTTTCATCAAAAAGAAGTATCTTGACCGGACCCACCGGTTTTACGAGAAGTACGGCAAGATGACCATAATCCTCGCCCGGTTCGTGCCCATAGTGCGCACCTTCGCGCCCTTCCTGGCCGGTGTCGGAACCATGCGCTACGTGGAATTCGCGGCATACAACATAATTGGCGGCATAAGCTGGGTAAGCCTGTTTCTGGTGAGCGGCTATTTTTTCGGAAACATAGACGTTGTGAAGAACAACTTTTCCCTCGTGATAATGGGCATAATCCTGGTTTCGGTGATGCCCATCGCCTATGAATACTTAAGGCACAGGCGGGAGGAGGCCGCGCGGGCCAAGGCGGAGTAA